In the Candidatus Hydrogenedentota bacterium genome, ACCACAGCAAGCATCATGCGGCGTACGTGAAGGGGCTCAACGAGGCGGAGGCGGCCCAGGCGAAAGCCCGGGCGGCGAACGACTACGCCATGGTCCAGTACTGGAGCAAGCGGGCCGCCTTTAACGGCGGCGGCCACTTCCTGCACAGCATGTTCTGGACCGTGATGGCCCCCGCGGGCAAGGGCGGCGGGGGCGTTCCCGAGGGCGCGCTGATGGACCGCATCACCCGCGACTTCGGGTCTTTCGAGGCGTTCAAGGCGCAGTTCAGCGCCGCGGCCGCCGCCGTCGAGGGCAGCGGCTGGGCGCTGCTGGTGTACCGTCCGGCTGACGACCGGCTGGTCATCCTCCAGGCCGAAAACCAGCACAAGCTCACCGACTGGGCGGGCACGCCGGTCCTCGGGCTCGACGTCTGGGAGCACGCCTACTACCTCAACTACCAGAACCGCCGCGCCGACTACATCGCCGCCTGGTGGAACGTGGTAAACTGGGGACAGGTACAGAAGAACATTGACAACCTCCGGAGGTGACCCAGGGTTGTTGACGTGAGGCAGGCGGGGAGTCCGCGCAGATGGCGGGCTCCCCGCCAATGTTTTTTGGGGCAACGGGGGGCAGGGGGGCGTCTTCTAGGAGGGATAGACCCGGATGCCGACGCGGCGTATGTGGTCCAGCAGCGGGGCGGACTGGAGGGCTGCCAGCGCCTTGACGTCGAACCGGTAGGGGAGGGGAAGCTCCTCCAGTTCGGCCGCCACGGCCTCCGCCCTCAGGGGATCGTCAACCCCCTCCAGGGCCAGGTCAATGTCCGACGCGGGGGAGGCGGTGCCTTTGGCCCGTGAGCCGAACAGGATAGCGCCCGTTATGTCAGGATACGCCGCAAGCACGCCCCGGATCAGGCCCCATTCGGCCTCCGTCAGCCCGGTTCCGTTCATGACTCCCCGCTCCGGGCAAGCAGCCAGCCGTGGAGCTCCTCCATGGCGGGCCGGTACCGCTCCTTGACGGCGGCGAGGGCTTTCTCGAAGGCCGCGGCGTCATAGGTGTGCGACAGGACATTCCGGTGGTCGAGCATGTCCACCCACACCTGGCCGTCG is a window encoding:
- a CDS encoding superoxide dismutase, with amino-acid sequence MSIQKGLMMTALAAGLLLAAPGGVRAQDAASAGALTTHTLPELPYAYDALEPHIDAKTMELHHSKHHAAYVKGLNEAEAAQAKARAANDYAMVQYWSKRAAFNGGGHFLHSMFWTVMAPAGKGGGGVPEGALMDRITRDFGSFEAFKAQFSAAAAAVEGSGWALLVYRPADDRLVILQAENQHKLTDWAGTPVLGLDVWEHAYYLNYQNRRADYIAAWWNVVNWGQVQKNIDNLRR
- a CDS encoding nucleotidyltransferase domain-containing protein; translated protein: MNGTGLTEAEWGLIRGVLAAYPDITGAILFGSRAKGTASPASDIDLALEGVDDPLRAEAVAAELEELPLPYRFDVKALAALQSAPLLDHIRRVGIRVYPS